Proteins encoded in a region of the Oscillospiraceae bacterium MB24-C1 genome:
- a CDS encoding trypsin-like peptidase domain-containing protein, giving the protein MFEENKKQENHDTQNNATQSENRNMSQGQHPNQDYNGNGYGQYSFNPHGQNGYQQNFSSNNKQEYHWKFEDYESAGRKDPRPPKKPGALAVIGALLGTVLLVGVLCLSGYGVYSLWHPSVVEDGSQQSVPPVGIDNTDAPKLTIKDHPDASSEALEVVSNGKLSTVQIASKVRPSVVGIAQYSLQDTFTPSGEGSGIIMNADGYIVTNAHVVAGSTGINVELDNGENYSAKLIGIDAKTDLAVIKIEAPDLIAAEFGNSDTLEVGETVVAIGNPGGSTLAGSVTQGIVSAVNRMIKDGGYSSSYIQTDAAINPGNSGGALVNQYGQVIGINSSKIAAVDYEGIGFSIPISEAKPIIDQLMAYGYVKGRTKIGISGVEINQTLSQINSIPVGIYIQSIDPTSDLAGKNVKQGDIITAIDNTKIETFDDISAFLKTKSPGESVTLTLYRSARGMQGSGQTFSVVMSLMEDVDNAAFVSQQ; this is encoded by the coding sequence ATGTTTGAAGAAAACAAAAAGCAGGAGAATCACGATACCCAAAACAATGCTACTCAGTCCGAGAACCGTAATATGTCCCAAGGGCAGCACCCGAATCAGGACTACAATGGTAACGGTTACGGGCAATACAGCTTTAATCCGCATGGCCAAAATGGCTATCAGCAAAATTTTTCGTCAAATAACAAGCAAGAATATCACTGGAAATTTGAGGATTACGAATCCGCGGGCCGTAAAGATCCGCGGCCACCGAAAAAGCCGGGGGCCCTCGCCGTTATTGGGGCACTGTTGGGTACCGTCTTGCTTGTCGGTGTTCTGTGCCTTTCGGGCTACGGCGTGTACAGCCTGTGGCACCCCTCTGTCGTTGAAGACGGCAGCCAGCAGAGCGTGCCACCCGTCGGTATAGATAACACAGATGCCCCTAAGTTAACCATTAAAGACCATCCAGACGCCAGCAGCGAAGCCCTTGAGGTTGTAAGCAACGGCAAGCTGAGTACTGTTCAGATTGCCAGCAAGGTGCGCCCGTCTGTCGTCGGTATCGCGCAGTATAGCCTACAGGACACCTTTACGCCGTCCGGCGAGGGATCCGGTATTATCATGAACGCCGACGGATACATCGTCACCAATGCTCATGTTGTCGCGGGATCGACCGGCATCAACGTCGAGCTGGATAACGGCGAGAACTATTCGGCGAAGCTGATCGGCATCGACGCCAAAACCGACCTTGCTGTTATCAAGATAGAAGCGCCTGATCTTATCGCTGCTGAGTTCGGCAATTCTGACACGCTCGAAGTGGGTGAGACGGTTGTCGCCATCGGTAACCCTGGTGGCTCAACCCTGGCGGGCAGCGTGACACAGGGAATTGTTTCAGCGGTCAACCGAATGATCAAGGATGGCGGCTATTCCAGCAGCTATATCCAGACCGATGCCGCCATCAACCCTGGTAACTCCGGCGGTGCACTGGTCAACCAGTACGGACAGGTTATCGGAATCAACTCTTCAAAAATTGCTGCGGTTGACTACGAGGGCATCGGCTTCTCCATCCCGATTAGCGAGGCCAAGCCGATTATAGACCAACTCATGGCCTACGGCTATGTCAAGGGGCGTACCAAAATCGGTATTTCTGGCGTAGAGATCAACCAGACGCTCTCGCAGATCAACAGTATTCCGGTGGGTATTTATATCCAGTCGATCGACCCAACTTCCGATCTGGCGGGCAAGAACGTCAAACAGGGTGATATCATCACCGCCATTGATAACACCAAAATCGAAACCTTTGATGACATCAGTGCCTTTCTTAAAACAAAATCTCCGGGCGAAAGTGTTACGCTGACCCTGTATCGCTCAGCCCGTGGTATGCAAGGCAGCGGGCAAACCTTCAGTGTCGTGATGTCACTGATGGAGGATGTTGACAACGCGGCGTTTGTATCACAACAATAA
- a CDS encoding HAMP domain-containing sensor histidine kinase — translation MKRNLFSRYFSLCASIILTSIVLLGVMLVTLSAQYFKEENFDSLEKKAGQAARLVAANYMLHEGYIESPIVTTNFAILSAAAEADIFLTDGEGRTLICLDSESCTHKNNIIDKTIMEAARSGGYRGVTRLNGIYSGATYVVGVPVVVEVVDLNGRSDENAELKMIGVVFAGASASGMSRFLKDVFRIFLIGAVLVIAVSFIVIYFTTEAMVRPLRAMLKATDSFAKGDFTVRVPVEGDEEIEQLAMAFNNMASSLATLESTRRSFIANVSHELKTPMTTIGGFIDGILDGTIPQEKYPHYLCIVSNEVKRLSRMVVSMLNISRIEAGEMQLRPQTVDVQEIILRTILGFEQVLEQKHIDVIGLDAEKVFAEADPDLVHQITYNLIENAVKFTPDYGALSVEYKNEGKMLHIAIRNTGQGIPKEEIPRLFDRFYKSDRSRGIDTKGVGLGLHIVKSLVHLQGGTITVRSVEGQYTEFAFTLPTAQKPGQSLFRKSEKTK, via the coding sequence GATTCGCTTGAAAAAAAGGCCGGTCAGGCCGCTCGGCTGGTCGCCGCAAACTATATGCTTCATGAAGGGTATATTGAATCGCCGATTGTTACCACAAACTTCGCCATTCTCTCCGCCGCAGCCGAAGCTGATATTTTTCTGACTGACGGTGAGGGTCGCACGTTAATCTGTCTCGATTCCGAAAGCTGTACGCATAAAAACAATATCATCGACAAAACGATTATGGAGGCGGCAAGAAGCGGTGGCTACCGCGGCGTTACCCGCTTAAACGGCATCTATTCGGGTGCCACCTATGTGGTCGGCGTACCGGTTGTGGTCGAGGTAGTGGATCTCAACGGGAGGTCGGACGAGAACGCGGAACTGAAGATGATTGGCGTCGTATTTGCTGGGGCAAGCGCTTCTGGGATGTCACGCTTTTTAAAGGATGTATTTCGGATCTTCTTAATCGGTGCTGTGCTGGTTATTGCGGTATCGTTTATTGTGATTTACTTTACCACCGAGGCAATGGTACGCCCATTGCGCGCCATGCTAAAAGCGACCGACAGCTTTGCCAAGGGTGACTTTACAGTGCGTGTACCAGTTGAGGGCGACGAGGAAATAGAACAGCTTGCCATGGCGTTTAATAATATGGCCTCGAGCCTTGCGACACTGGAATCGACCCGTCGCTCATTTATCGCCAATGTCTCACACGAGCTTAAAACCCCCATGACGACCATCGGTGGGTTTATTGATGGCATTTTAGACGGCACCATCCCGCAGGAGAAATACCCGCATTATTTGTGTATTGTCTCAAATGAAGTTAAAAGACTGTCGCGCATGGTGGTTTCGATGCTTAACATCTCGCGTATTGAAGCTGGTGAAATGCAGTTGCGGCCGCAGACCGTCGATGTCCAGGAGATTATCTTGCGCACCATTCTAGGGTTCGAGCAGGTGCTTGAGCAAAAGCACATCGACGTGATTGGGCTGGACGCTGAGAAGGTCTTTGCCGAGGCCGACCCTGATCTTGTGCATCAGATCACCTATAACCTGATCGAAAATGCAGTTAAGTTTACGCCGGATTACGGTGCGCTTTCAGTGGAATATAAAAACGAGGGCAAGATGCTGCACATCGCCATACGTAACACAGGCCAAGGTATCCCCAAGGAGGAAATTCCGAGACTGTTCGACCGCTTCTATAAGAGCGACCGATCGCGCGGGATCGACACCAAAGGCGTTGGCTTAGGGTTGCATATTGTCAAGTCGCTGGTTCATCTTCAGGGCGGTACCATCACAGTGCGCTCGGTCGAGGGTCAATATACTGAGTTTGCTTTTACATTGCCGACGGCTCAAAAGCCAGGTCAGTCACTGTTTCGCAAATCGGAAAAAACCAAATAA
- a CDS encoding DUF4489 domain-containing protein: MYYGCPHDGIRGRQVAAASNTGGAGPLPVITTLLAAPINVVSTTIDTAGMRDVTNLLIFTSTINLPLGISVTLNFQITRTNGDGSTIKVGPTFTFSTLANVLESESFAFQFADNNLRPGNYTYSIEISTNSIIDITPGVTVNNATLSVIGFNN, encoded by the coding sequence ATGTATTATGGGTGCCCGCATGACGGTATAAGAGGACGGCAAGTAGCAGCAGCGAGTAATACTGGCGGCGCAGGACCGCTGCCTGTAATTACAACGCTCTTGGCCGCTCCTATTAATGTAGTATCAACTACCATCGACACTGCCGGGATGAGAGATGTCACCAATCTTCTCATCTTCACTAGTACGATTAATCTTCCACTTGGAATTTCAGTCACTTTGAATTTCCAAATCACACGGACGAATGGAGATGGCTCCACCATCAAAGTAGGTCCGACTTTTACGTTTTCTACTCTTGCAAATGTTTTAGAATCTGAATCGTTTGCTTTCCAGTTTGCAGATAATAACTTGAGGCCGGGTAACTACACTTATTCTATTGAAATTTCCACAAACTCTATTATTGACATTACGCCGGGTGTAACTGTAAACAACGCAACACTATCTGTCATTGGCTTTAATAATTAG
- a CDS encoding Rnf-Nqr domain containing protein, whose amino-acid sequence MKAVYEMLAIITVAAVTENLLFARALGADRILERTKSYHAIIRLGAMTCVVSFFGGILAWVFKFSLKGYAWWPVFRGLSVLISISVVYFLITIIIGTRKVKTAQSLPVVAAFNGASLGAVLIAILSKDTLLQTIAYCFGCSVGLTIAMMLVHSGRERLELCKVPKSFSGLPITMIYIGILSLAIYGLIGHQLPT is encoded by the coding sequence ATGAAAGCAGTATATGAAATGCTGGCGATAATCACTGTCGCCGCCGTGACCGAAAATCTGCTTTTTGCGCGTGCGCTTGGCGCAGACCGCATTCTTGAGCGCACAAAAAGCTATCATGCTATTATACGCTTGGGCGCGATGACCTGTGTTGTTTCGTTTTTTGGGGGTATTTTAGCGTGGGTCTTTAAATTCTCCCTCAAAGGCTATGCCTGGTGGCCGGTATTCAGAGGTTTGTCGGTCTTGATTAGTATCAGCGTGGTCTATTTTCTGATTACGATCATTATAGGTACGCGAAAGGTTAAAACTGCGCAATCGCTGCCCGTGGTGGCGGCTTTTAACGGTGCCTCACTCGGTGCGGTATTAATTGCAATTTTAAGTAAAGATACATTGCTGCAAACGATCGCCTATTGTTTTGGCTGCTCAGTGGGCCTGACGATTGCGATGATGCTTGTGCATTCCGGGCGTGAACGCCTTGAATTATGCAAGGTCCCCAAGTCTTTTAGCGGATTACCCATTACGATGATTTATATCGGAATACTTAGCCTAGCGATCTATGGCTTGATTGGCCACCAGCTACCCACTTGA
- a CDS encoding Rnf-Nqr domain containing protein, whose protein sequence is MNLKPIRKYRRRLKKTSGLIKNNPVVALGMALPFVIVPTLNLKSGLLISVFILVATVPVATLAPITHKKIPVIYLVPCYTLLAMTGVIVAQLLFRRYAVLLDGLGLYIPLAAVNGIMLDITALNPRKTPWRGLRDSLVICLGFALVACGIGAVREVLGNRTIWGVPFGLYPIKMVGVTLPFFGFILIGFLNALCRSVDRAVVNGMLSRGPAPVEREGDCE, encoded by the coding sequence TTGAACTTAAAACCAATTCGGAAATATCGTCGGCGGTTGAAGAAAACCTCGGGGCTGATTAAGAATAACCCCGTTGTGGCGCTGGGTATGGCGCTGCCCTTTGTCATTGTGCCGACCCTGAATTTAAAAAGCGGACTGTTAATCAGCGTTTTTATCCTTGTTGCTACTGTTCCGGTGGCGACATTAGCGCCTATCACACATAAAAAAATTCCTGTGATCTATCTGGTGCCCTGTTATACGCTGCTGGCAATGACCGGCGTCATCGTGGCGCAGTTGCTGTTTCGGCGTTATGCTGTGCTGCTGGATGGCCTCGGGCTGTATATTCCGCTGGCGGCAGTCAACGGTATCATGTTGGATATCACCGCTTTAAATCCGCGCAAAACGCCGTGGCGCGGCCTGCGAGACTCTCTGGTGATCTGTCTGGGCTTTGCGCTGGTGGCTTGCGGCATTGGCGCCGTGCGCGAGGTGCTGGGCAACAGGACGATCTGGGGTGTTCCCTTCGGGCTTTACCCCATTAAGATGGTCGGCGTTACCCTGCCGTTCTTCGGTTTTATCCTCATAGGCTTTTTAAACGCGCTATGCCGTAGCGTGGATCGCGCTGTCGTAAACGGCATGCTTTCGCGTGGGCCTGCGCCTGTAGAAAGGGAGGGTGACTGTGAATGA
- a CDS encoding putative glycoside hydrolase, producing MARKGTKIKRYGNIYGRGMGAGSWPILIAMIFGVVLFGVIGWSLYTPVHEFVMKLGTQPPPEPSSATTAVSSPATPESQQQQTPEPAPENTTSSQPADTAPTNQQEGMRGIYLPQAQLLDDTVLSNMLNSAAHAKLNTVVVDAKDATGTVLFSSENALAQKAGALADTTYSAQHVAKVISDKGFIPAARIHAFHDSIAPLHERDMAVHYYDTDIYWYDNSPNMGGKPWLNPYSQAAQQYIISLAGELCSQGFKIILLDSVQFPSGVGLDKAGYGTAAKTTAKDEVLTQFVEAISAAVKAKGGELILCAQEGWAPTGDVVRDAQIQSGNSQLYGGSPVGFFTSRVMLSLPSDDALWASALRNASSAASNTRWISIIPASASDGTLVDSTMLTAALENAGGNDYLLCNLQGNYKLQ from the coding sequence ATGGCGAGAAAAGGGACGAAAATTAAACGTTATGGCAATATTTATGGAAGGGGTATGGGCGCGGGCTCATGGCCTATACTGATTGCCATGATTTTTGGCGTGGTGCTGTTTGGGGTGATTGGGTGGAGCCTATATACCCCGGTGCACGAGTTTGTAATGAAGTTGGGGACGCAGCCACCTCCTGAGCCCTCTTCTGCCACTACTGCCGTTTCTTCTCCGGCAACGCCAGAGTCACAACAACAACAAACCCCCGAACCTGCGCCAGAGAACACAACCTCATCACAGCCAGCAGACACCGCCCCAACCAATCAGCAAGAGGGCATGCGCGGCATCTATCTTCCGCAGGCTCAGCTTCTGGATGACACTGTGCTTTCGAATATGCTCAACAGCGCGGCGCATGCAAAGCTAAACACTGTGGTGGTTGATGCGAAGGACGCCACCGGCACCGTGCTGTTTTCTTCTGAAAATGCGCTGGCACAAAAGGCAGGTGCTTTAGCGGACACCACCTATTCGGCACAGCATGTGGCTAAAGTCATCAGCGATAAAGGGTTTATACCCGCTGCACGTATCCACGCTTTTCACGATAGCATTGCACCCTTGCATGAACGCGACATGGCGGTGCATTACTATGATACGGATATATATTGGTATGACAATTCGCCCAACATGGGCGGCAAGCCCTGGCTGAATCCTTATTCCCAGGCGGCACAGCAGTATATTATCTCGCTTGCGGGTGAGCTTTGCTCGCAGGGATTCAAGATCATCTTGCTTGATTCAGTACAGTTTCCTTCCGGCGTAGGGTTGGATAAAGCGGGCTATGGCACGGCTGCCAAGACCACCGCCAAGGACGAGGTATTGACGCAGTTTGTCGAAGCGATTTCCGCTGCGGTAAAAGCCAAGGGCGGCGAGTTGATTCTCTGTGCGCAGGAAGGATGGGCGCCGACCGGGGATGTGGTGCGCGACGCACAAATCCAGTCCGGGAACAGCCAGCTTTACGGCGGTAGCCCCGTTGGATTCTTTACTTCAAGAGTGATGCTGTCGTTACCCTCGGACGATGCGCTTTGGGCTTCGGCGCTGCGCAATGCGTCTTCTGCTGCATCCAATACGCGCTGGATAAGCATCATACCTGCTTCTGCCTCCGATGGGACACTGGTCGACAGCACAATGCTGACCGCAGCACTTGAAAACGCAGGCGGTAACGATTATCTGTTGTGCAATCTACAGGGGAACTATAAACTTCAATAA
- a CDS encoding adaptor protein MecA — protein MVFRLVAPDRLKVVLTAQDVQQVGVDWESQDTSEVKKLRRYLLGVLAQVQSQTDTSFLLLGDRLLIEIYPEDDGGATVYFVMEQKETHASICEPVIFSFDDAEALICGSLQLFSLHGHRLLQSSLYRLEDSWQLIIRPMDGQNGPAVNLLSEYGQRAEGGSILSAIIEEHCKPIIREHAIDMLSYYFS, from the coding sequence TTGGTATTTCGTCTCGTAGCGCCCGACCGGTTAAAGGTCGTTTTAACAGCGCAGGATGTGCAGCAGGTAGGCGTAGACTGGGAAAGCCAGGACACGTCCGAGGTCAAAAAGCTGCGACGTTATCTACTCGGCGTATTGGCACAGGTACAGTCTCAGACCGACACCTCGTTTTTGCTGCTTGGCGACCGCTTGCTCATTGAGATTTATCCCGAAGATGACGGCGGTGCAACGGTTTATTTTGTTATGGAACAAAAAGAGACACACGCCTCTATTTGTGAGCCGGTAATCTTCAGCTTTGATGACGCCGAAGCACTAATTTGTGGGTCACTGCAGCTTTTCTCGCTGCATGGGCACCGCCTGCTGCAAAGCTCGCTCTATCGGCTTGAGGACAGCTGGCAGCTGATTATACGCCCGATGGACGGGCAAAACGGCCCAGCGGTCAACTTGCTCTCAGAATACGGCCAACGTGCCGAAGGCGGCAGCATACTTTCCGCCATCATCGAAGAGCACTGCAAACCGATCATCAGGGAACACGCCATCGATATGCTGTCCTATTATTTTAGCTGA
- a CDS encoding cytidine deaminase, whose product MSDRELIAQALLARKNAYVPYSHFAVGAALLADSGRIYTGCNIENAAYSPTNCGERTAVFKAVSEGERRLLKLALVAGNDTLDAPLPEIVSPCGVCRQVLIEFASPEMEILLAKSEYDYETHTLGDLFPMGFSSKDL is encoded by the coding sequence ATTTCTGACAGAGAGCTGATTGCACAAGCGCTTCTGGCGCGCAAAAACGCCTATGTGCCTTATTCGCACTTTGCAGTGGGTGCGGCGCTGCTGGCGGACAGCGGCCGCATATACACCGGCTGCAATATCGAAAATGCCGCCTATTCGCCAACCAACTGTGGCGAGCGTACCGCCGTGTTTAAAGCGGTGAGCGAAGGGGAGCGCCGCCTTTTAAAACTGGCACTGGTAGCAGGAAATGATACGCTGGATGCACCGCTCCCGGAAATTGTTTCACCTTGCGGGGTCTGCCGACAGGTGCTCATAGAGTTTGCTTCGCCGGAGATGGAGATTCTGCTGGCTAAAAGCGAGTATGATTACGAGACCCATACGTTGGGTGACTTGTTCCCTATGGGATTTTCGAGTAAAGATCTTTGA
- the deoD gene encoding purine-nucleoside phosphorylase, with amino-acid sequence MSTPHNAAEKGDIARTVLMPGDPLRAKVIAETYLTDVKCYNTVRNMFGYTGNYNGKPVSVQGSGMGIPSIGIYSYELYNMYDVQNIIRVGSAGGLGKDIKVRDLVVGMGACTNSNYGAQYGLPGTFAPIASWQLLHAADVAAQSLGIPMKVGNLLSSDTFYSDAGNSKWAEMGVLAVEMESAGLYYNAARAGKEALCICTISDIVATGEGLSALERQESFHDMMKVALELAYNV; translated from the coding sequence ATGTCTACACCGCATAACGCTGCAGAAAAGGGCGATATTGCTAGAACAGTGCTGATGCCTGGCGACCCGCTGCGCGCCAAGGTGATTGCCGAAACTTATCTGACCGATGTCAAATGCTATAACACGGTGCGCAACATGTTTGGCTACACTGGAAACTATAACGGGAAGCCCGTCTCAGTACAGGGAAGTGGAATGGGCATTCCCTCCATCGGCATCTATTCCTATGAGCTTTACAACATGTACGATGTCCAGAACATTATCCGTGTCGGTTCCGCCGGTGGACTTGGCAAGGATATTAAAGTGCGTGATTTGGTCGTTGGAATGGGCGCTTGCACCAATTCCAATTACGGCGCGCAATACGGACTGCCCGGCACTTTTGCGCCGATTGCCAGCTGGCAGCTCTTGCATGCTGCCGACGTTGCCGCCCAATCACTGGGCATCCCGATGAAGGTAGGCAATCTTTTGTCTTCCGATACTTTTTACAGCGATGCAGGTAACAGCAAGTGGGCCGAGATGGGCGTGCTAGCGGTTGAAATGGAATCTGCCGGGCTTTATTATAACGCGGCTCGGGCGGGTAAAGAGGCGCTGTGCATCTGCACGATTTCAGACATTGTTGCTACTGGCGAGGGGCTTTCGGCACTTGAACGGCAGGAGAGCTTCCACGATATGATGAAGGTGGCCTTGGAACTGGCATATAACGTATAA
- the rpe gene encoding ribulose-phosphate 3-epimerase encodes MILISPSILASDFANLEREVRAIAKDGADLAHVDVMDGHFVPNITIGVPVVQSLKKISPIPLDVHLMISDPLTFVPAFAKAGSDIITFHLECDCDVQKTIDAIRESGAKVGVSLKPKTAAEAVFPFLDQIDMVLVMTVEPGFGGQSFMSDMLPKISAIRQRVLEIGRTVDIQVDGGIDPTTAPLVAKAGANVLVAGSAVFRHENYAEPIAAIRKAAETAL; translated from the coding sequence ATGATTCTTATCTCACCGTCGATTCTGGCGAGTGACTTTGCCAATTTGGAGCGCGAAGTGCGCGCAATTGCCAAGGACGGCGCCGATTTAGCTCATGTCGACGTTATGGACGGGCACTTTGTGCCCAATATTACCATTGGTGTGCCAGTGGTACAGTCACTGAAGAAGATCAGCCCCATTCCGCTGGACGTGCATCTGATGATTAGCGACCCGCTGACCTTTGTTCCCGCTTTTGCCAAGGCGGGTAGCGATATCATCACTTTTCATCTTGAGTGTGACTGTGACGTGCAAAAAACCATTGACGCCATTCGTGAAAGCGGGGCAAAGGTTGGGGTCTCGCTCAAGCCTAAAACCGCCGCCGAGGCGGTGTTTCCGTTTTTAGATCAGATCGATATGGTTTTGGTGATGACGGTTGAGCCGGGGTTTGGCGGTCAGAGCTTTATGTCGGACATGCTGCCTAAAATTTCAGCAATACGCCAACGCGTTCTTGAAATTGGCCGTACTGTGGATATTCAGGTGGATGGTGGCATCGACCCGACCACAGCGCCGCTGGTTGCAAAGGCAGGGGCCAATGTTCTGGTGGCTGGCTCTGCGGTCTTTCGCCATGAAAATTATGCCGAGCCTATTGCTGCTATCCGAAAAGCGGCTGAGACCGCACTTTAA
- a CDS encoding 4Fe-4S binding protein, with product MRTNSSKGILLEQNKEPGLSREIKRLPGLEIPTQKIDTPVSPTPELLAPYEIISIAREAKIVDESDGRKLWKKLAAAARDGISGIVVDALDDEPYISSQLGPALQFPEQLAEGVALAKRAVGASKTSIEIYRNLFDIDTRIPHNIFGVQVERISGAYPAEYRAKRQMKRENVLIIGACALMHLRRAAYEGVCQTSCFLTVAGDCIANAGNYEVPVGCSIAQVLYAVGTIANPKRIVAGGSMTGFGITDPDKVFVSVTTRGILAFVEEFKDMGYSCIGCGRCTDFCPEGLSPYFIYKVMQTTHKRNLSLADAELCTGCGTCSYVCPAKLDLAQVMARAAALTRARQQGGSL from the coding sequence ATGAGAACCAATTCTTCCAAGGGGATTTTACTAGAACAGAATAAAGAACCGGGTTTGTCGCGCGAGATTAAGCGGCTGCCAGGGTTAGAAATTCCGACGCAGAAGATTGATACGCCGGTTTCGCCCACACCGGAGTTGCTGGCGCCGTATGAGATTATTTCTATCGCACGAGAGGCTAAGATTGTGGACGAAAGCGACGGCCGCAAACTATGGAAAAAGCTGGCCGCAGCCGCGCGGGATGGCATTTCAGGTATCGTTGTGGATGCACTGGATGATGAGCCGTACATTTCAAGTCAGCTGGGGCCTGCGTTGCAGTTTCCAGAACAACTAGCCGAAGGTGTGGCGCTTGCAAAGAGAGCGGTTGGTGCTTCAAAAACGTCGATAGAAATCTACCGCAATCTGTTTGACATCGACACGCGAATACCGCATAATATTTTTGGGGTTCAGGTTGAACGCATCAGTGGTGCCTACCCGGCAGAATACCGTGCTAAGCGACAGATGAAGCGCGAAAACGTGCTGATTATTGGCGCTTGTGCGCTGATGCATCTGAGACGCGCTGCTTATGAGGGCGTATGCCAGACCAGCTGCTTTTTGACAGTGGCCGGTGACTGCATCGCCAACGCTGGCAATTACGAGGTTCCGGTCGGCTGCTCAATTGCGCAGGTGCTCTATGCAGTGGGAACCATCGCAAACCCCAAGCGCATTGTGGCGGGTGGCTCGATGACTGGATTTGGTATCACCGACCCGGACAAGGTTTTTGTTTCGGTGACGACAAGGGGCATTCTGGCGTTCGTCGAAGAATTCAAGGACATGGGTTACAGCTGCATTGGTTGTGGACGCTGTACTGATTTTTGCCCCGAGGGGCTTTCACCATATTTTATTTACAAGGTTATGCAGACTACGCATAAGCGCAATCTTTCGCTTGCGGATGCCGAACTTTGTACCGGCTGTGGAACCTGCAGCTATGTTTGCCCCGCCAAGCTTGATTTGGCACAGGTTATGGCCAGGGCGGCGGCGCTTACACGTGCCCGGCAGCAAGGAGGTTCGCTGTGA
- a CDS encoding RnfABCDGE type electron transport complex subunit D, whose protein sequence is MKLRAQNPPHIRSRESNQTVMLDAIIAMLPLYAMATYYYGKRALALGLFSVVVTTVIDMLCIIARRSVPNIRDLSPTVTGMLLPLLMPASIRFEIVAAAALFGIAVAKHPFGGVGENIFNPAVAGAAFAAVCWPKTMFLYPVPFDRLPVAVDDTVKLINSPAYTLLLGGAPSTDPLDMLLGNFAGPMGATNILVLCTCFLFLAVRKTVSVWMTGAFLAGAALVAAAVPRAMLTPLNSVNYELMSGLMLIGAIFLINDPVTSPKRKLPKVLYGFLAGVVSMTFRHLGEYEDSLLFAILVMNATVWIIDLWGEHLAHALRRKNIELKTNSEISSAVEENLGAD, encoded by the coding sequence GTGAAACTACGCGCACAAAACCCCCCGCATATCCGCTCGCGCGAAAGCAATCAGACGGTGATGCTGGATGCCATTATTGCCATGCTTCCGCTTTATGCAATGGCGACCTATTACTACGGCAAGCGCGCCCTCGCACTGGGGTTATTCAGTGTGGTGGTAACCACCGTTATTGATATGCTCTGCATTATCGCTAGGCGAAGTGTCCCGAACATACGCGACCTTTCTCCCACTGTCACCGGAATGCTGCTGCCGCTTTTGATGCCGGCCTCCATCCGGTTTGAGATTGTCGCGGCGGCTGCGCTGTTTGGTATCGCTGTTGCCAAGCACCCGTTTGGCGGCGTGGGAGAGAACATTTTTAACCCCGCTGTGGCAGGCGCAGCCTTTGCTGCCGTGTGCTGGCCCAAGACGATGTTTTTGTATCCCGTCCCGTTTGACCGGCTCCCTGTCGCTGTTGACGATACGGTGAAGCTGATCAATTCGCCAGCCTACACCCTGTTGTTGGGCGGCGCACCGAGCACCGACCCCTTGGATATGCTGTTGGGTAATTTTGCAGGTCCCATGGGGGCCACTAACATATTAGTTTTATGTACATGTTTCTTATTCCTCGCGGTGAGAAAAACCGTGAGCGTTTGGATGACTGGCGCATTTTTAGCCGGAGCCGCACTGGTTGCTGCCGCTGTACCGCGGGCTATGCTTACGCCGCTCAATTCGGTCAACTATGAATTGATGAGTGGCTTGATGCTTATCGGTGCTATTTTTCTGATAAACGACCCCGTGACGTCGCCCAAACGCAAGCTACCCAAGGTACTTTACGGCTTTTTGGCCGGCGTTGTCAGCATGACATTTCGACATTTGGGCGAGTATGAAGATTCGCTGTTGTTTGCCATTTTAGTCATGAACGCCACGGTTTGGATTATTGATTTATGGGGAGAGCATCTTGCACATGCTCTCAGGAGGAAGAACATTGAACTTAAAACCAATTCGGAAATATCGTCGGCGGTTGAAGAAAACCTCGGGGCTGATTAA